The genomic interval GCCAATGGGCGCAGTAACTTGCGATGGCCGAAGCGCACGCTCGCGCCCGCCGCCAGCAGAATGCCCCGCGCCTGCGTCTGGATTCGCATCAGCGCAGGCGCCCGCACCCCACCGCATTGGGGCCGGTGAAGGCTGATGTCGGCCGCAACCGCGCGCGGCCGGGTCGCGAATTCATCGGCACAAGGTTTCTTTTTGACGCCAATCTTTTACAATGCCGGGTTTTAATCGAGTTCGCGCGTTTGCCGCGAGCCGGATCGATCCTAAAGAGACAACATCATGGTAGTCATTCGCCTGACGCGCCGCGGCGCCAAGAAACGGCCTTTTTATCACATCGTCGTCACCGATTCCCGCAAGCGTCGCGATGGCGGCTACATCGAAGAGCTGGGGTACTTTAATCCGATCGCCGTCGGCAAGGAGACGCGCCTGCATTTCGATGGTGAGCGTGCGCGGTACTGGCTGGAGCAGGGCGCCAAGCCGTCGGAGCGCGTGACGAGTCTGTTCAAGGAAGGCGCGAAGACGGAAACCGAGGCCGCCGCGTGATTTAAAGGGGTGCGGATGCGCGGCGTCTGAATGAACGATCGCCAGGCGCGCGTGCGGATCGGACGGGTTTCAGGTCTGTTCGGTGTGTCCGGCTGGGTGAAAGTCTTTTCGTATACCGAGCCGCGCGAAAACATAGTTCAATACAGTCCATGGCGGCTAGTCCGCGCAGGCGGTGAAGAGCTAAAAGCGGTAGCAGAAGGCCGCCGCCAGGGCGATGCGGTAGTTGTCCGGCTGCAAGACGTCGAAGACCGCGATACCGCAGCGGCGCTGGTGGGCGCGGAAATCGAGGTCGAAGCCTCCCAGTTCGAGCCATTGCCGCCGGACGAATTCTACTGGGCGCAGTTGCAGGGACTGGAGGTCGTGGAACTGCAGGGGCGCAGCCTTGGCAGGATCGATCATCTGCTGCGTACCGGTGCGCACGACGTGCTGGTAGTGGATGGCGAGCGTCAACGCCTGATCCCGTTCGTACGCGGCGCGGTGGTCAAGGACATCGATCTGGAGGCGCGGGTGATGCGCGTGGACTGGGCGCCGGATTACTGATGCGTATCGACGTCGTGACCCTGTTCCCGGAGATGGTGCGCGGCGTGCTCGCATACGGCGTGACCAGCCGGGCGGTGGCGCGCGGACTTATCGACGTGCACACGTGGAATCCGCGCGACCATGCGTCGAATGTCCATCGCAGTGTTGACGACCGGCCTTACGGGGGCGGGCCCGGGATGGTGATGATGGTCGAGCCGCTGCTGGCCGCGATTCGTGCCGCGCGGACAGCGCGCACGGATGAGGCTCGGACAATATACTTGAGCCCGCAAGGCCGGACACTGCATCAGGCGGCACTGGTCCACATGGCGGCGGGCCACGGCATGATCGTGGTCGCCGGACGCTACGAGGGTGTGGATGAACGCCTGATTCAAGTCGCGATCGATGAAGAATGGTCGCTCGGCGATTACGTCATGAGCGGGGGCGAGCTGCCCGCGATGGTGTTGATTGATGTGCTCGCGCGCCTGCAGCCGGGCGCGCTGGGGGACGAAGGCTCCGCGGCGCAGGAATCGTTTATGCACGGCTTGCTGGATTATCCGCATTACACGCGCCCGCGCACCGTCGAGGGTCTGCCGGTGCCGCCGGTGCTGTTGCAGGGTGATCACGCGGCCATCGAGCGCTGGCGCCGCAAGCAGGCGCTGGGTCGCACGGCATTACGGCGTCCGGAATTGCTGACAGGCGGCGTCATGAACGCGGGCGACCAGCGTCTGCTTGATGAATTCATGCGTGAGGAGAAGGATTCGAGCGGATTGTTGAACACAGACAGAGTGAATAACGATGAGTGACATAAGATGGCTGAAATAATACGAGAGCTGGAAGCCGCGCAGCTCAAGGCGGAGGTGCCTGATTTTGCGCCCGGTGATACGGTCACCGTAATGGTGCGGGTGGCCGAAGGTAGCCGCGAGCGGTTGCAGGCGTTCGAAGGGGTGGTGATCGCCCGGCGCAACCGCGGTCTCAATTCAGCATTCACCGTGCGGAAAATGTCGCATGGCGAGGGTGTGGAGCGCGTATTTCAGACCCACAGCCCGGTAGTCGCGGATATCAAGGTCAAGCGCCGCGGCAAGGTGCGTCAGGCCAAGCTTTATCACCTGCGCGGACTGACCGGCAAAGCCGCGCGTATCAAAGAGAAGCTCTAGGGTTCGCTGCGCGCGGCTGACTGGGTTTTAATAAGGCCGGGTGCCTGGCGCCCGATGACGAGACTACCGCAGACTGGGCAGTCGATTGCGTTCCTGCACGCGGCGTTGCGGCTGCTGCCAGGTCTCGACGCACGCCTGCCTGTCCCCGGCGCAACTGCCATCCGGGCACAGATACGGACGCGCCACAGGGCAGCGCTCACGCCGGTCGCAATCGCGCGGCTTGCTCACGCAGGAGCCGGCGGCGCAGCGCAACGGCTTGTCGGGCGGACATGCGCCGGTGGCCTGACATCTGGTGGGGTTGGTCACGCAATCGCCGCTCTCGCATTTGAACGGCTTGATGCGCGGGCACACGGTCCGGTTGGGTTTTGCGCCGAACGCATCGGCCGGGTCCAGTCCGCGGAACGCATCCTGCGGCTGCGCCAGCGCGCCCGCCGCGATGCCGAGCAGGCGGAGACAAAGGCTTAAGCTCCTGAACTTGATCGATATTGTCGGACGCATTGTGGCACCTCCCCATGGTTCCAGTCCATCTACCCATCAGGGTTTTATCTACCCATTAGTTGCCGGAGTTTAGGTCAGGCCCGCGGTTTACACAATGCAAGTTCAGTGCGCGGTGTCGCTACTCCTGTCGGTCCGCCGGCTTGAATTCTTCCGTCGCCATCCACATTAACTCGTGTTACATCCATTTCCTAAAGAGACCGATTGCCATGACCGTCGAAGCGCAAAAAGAAACGCTGGACTTCCAGGCGGAAGTGAATCAGCTGTTGCACCTCATGATTCACTCGATGTACTCCAACAAGGAGATCTTTCTGCGCGAGCTGATCTCCAACGCCTCGGACGCCTGCGACAAACTGCGCTTCGAGGCGCTCTCCAACGATGCGTTGTTCGAGGGCGAGTCGGAGCTTAAAATACAGGTCGACTTCGACGAGAAAGCGCGCACCGTAACTGTCCGCGACAACGGCATTGGCATGAGTCGCGATGAGGTGATTCAGAACATCGGCACCATCGCCAAATCGGGCACGCGGGAGTTCTTCAAGAATCTTACCGGCGACAAGGCGAAGGATTCGAAGATGATTGGCGAATTCGGCGTCGGGTTTTACTCATCGTTCGTCGTCGCCGACACGGTCACCCTGACCACGCGGCGCGCGGGCTTAGGCCTGGAAGCGGGCGTGCGCTGGACCTCGGACGGCAAGGGCGATTTCAGCATCGAAACAGTGGAACGGCCTGAGCGCGGCACGGAGGTCACCCTGCGCCTGCGCGAAGCAGAGGATGACCTGCTGAACCGCTGGCGGCTGCGCAACATCATCACCAAATATTCCGACCATATCCCGCTCCCGGTGGAGATGCGCAAGGAGGACGACAAGGGCGAGGTGCAGGACGATTGGGAGACCGTCAACAAGGCCTCGGCGCTGTGGGCGCGACCCAAGAGCGAGATCAAGGACGAAGAATACGAGGAGCTTTACAAGCATGTCGCGCACGACTTCGAGGGGCCGCTCACGTGGACGCACAATCGGGTCGAAGGCAAGCTCGAATACATTTCACTGTTGTTTATTCCTAAGCGCGCGCCATTCGATCTGTTCGACCGCGATCATATGCGCGGCGTCAAACTGTACGTGCATCGCGTGTTCATCATGGACGACGCCGAGCAGTTGATGCCGCGTTATTTGCGCTTCGTGCGCGGGGTGATCGACTCCAATGATTTACCGCTCAACGTCTCGCGCGAGATCCTGCAGGACAACAAGGTCATCGACAGCATCCGCTCTGGCTCTGTGAAAAAAGTCTTGGGCCTGCTGGCCGACATGGCTGACAAGGAGCCCGAGAAGTATCAAGCGTTCTGGGACGAGTTCGGCAAAGTCATCAAGGAAGGGCCGGCTGAGGATTTTGGTAACAAGGACGCGATCGCAAAACTGCTGCGCTTCGCCTCCACGCACTCCAACGACAAGACGCAATCGACTTCGCTCGCTGATTACGTCGCGCGCATGAAAGACGGTCAGGACAAGATCTTTTTCATCACCGCGGACAACTTTGCTGCCGCCAGCAACAGCCCGCACCTGGAGATCTTCCGCAAGAAGGGTGTCGAGGTATTGTTGATGCACGATCGAGTCGATGAGTGGCTGGTGTCGCATCTCACCGAATTCGAAGGCAAAAAGCTGCAATCGGTGGCCAAGGGCGAGCTGGATCTGGGTTCGGTGGAAAGCGGCGAAGAGAAGAAGGAACAGAAAGAAGTCGAGGAGGAGGCCAAGGATTTCATCGAGCGCATCAAGAAAGCGCTGGGCGAAAAGGTCGCGGACGTGCGCGTGTCGCATCGACTGACCACGTCGCCTGCCTGCATTGTGCTGAACGAGCACGATATGGCGTTATACATGCAGCATCTGCTCAAACAGGCGGGCCATGACATGCCCGCCAGCCGACCGGTGCTGGAGGTCAATCCCACACATCCCATCGTCGAACGCATCAGGGACAACCCGGACGAGAAAGACTTCGAC from Gammaproteobacteria bacterium carries:
- the rpsP gene encoding 30S ribosomal protein S16, with translation MVVIRLTRRGAKKRPFYHIVVTDSRKRRDGGYIEELGYFNPIAVGKETRLHFDGERARYWLEQGAKPSERVTSLFKEGAKTETEAAA
- the rimM gene encoding ribosome maturation factor RimM — its product is MNDRQARVRIGRVSGLFGVSGWVKVFSYTEPRENIVQYSPWRLVRAGGEELKAVAEGRRQGDAVVVRLQDVEDRDTAAALVGAEIEVEASQFEPLPPDEFYWAQLQGLEVVELQGRSLGRIDHLLRTGAHDVLVVDGERQRLIPFVRGAVVKDIDLEARVMRVDWAPDY
- the trmD gene encoding tRNA (guanosine(37)-N1)-methyltransferase TrmD; translated protein: MRIDVVTLFPEMVRGVLAYGVTSRAVARGLIDVHTWNPRDHASNVHRSVDDRPYGGGPGMVMMVEPLLAAIRAARTARTDEARTIYLSPQGRTLHQAALVHMAAGHGMIVVAGRYEGVDERLIQVAIDEEWSLGDYVMSGGELPAMVLIDVLARLQPGALGDEGSAAQESFMHGLLDYPHYTRPRTVEGLPVPPVLLQGDHAAIERWRRKQALGRTALRRPELLTGGVMNAGDQRLLDEFMREEKDSSGLLNTDRVNNDE
- the rplS gene encoding 50S ribosomal protein L19 — its product is MAEIIRELEAAQLKAEVPDFAPGDTVTVMVRVAEGSRERLQAFEGVVIARRNRGLNSAFTVRKMSHGEGVERVFQTHSPVVADIKVKRRGKVRQAKLYHLRGLTGKAARIKEKL
- the htpG gene encoding molecular chaperone HtpG, yielding MTVEAQKETLDFQAEVNQLLHLMIHSMYSNKEIFLRELISNASDACDKLRFEALSNDALFEGESELKIQVDFDEKARTVTVRDNGIGMSRDEVIQNIGTIAKSGTREFFKNLTGDKAKDSKMIGEFGVGFYSSFVVADTVTLTTRRAGLGLEAGVRWTSDGKGDFSIETVERPERGTEVTLRLREAEDDLLNRWRLRNIITKYSDHIPLPVEMRKEDDKGEVQDDWETVNKASALWARPKSEIKDEEYEELYKHVAHDFEGPLTWTHNRVEGKLEYISLLFIPKRAPFDLFDRDHMRGVKLYVHRVFIMDDAEQLMPRYLRFVRGVIDSNDLPLNVSREILQDNKVIDSIRSGSVKKVLGLLADMADKEPEKYQAFWDEFGKVIKEGPAEDFGNKDAIAKLLRFASTHSNDKTQSTSLADYVARMKDGQDKIFFITADNFAAASNSPHLEIFRKKGVEVLLMHDRVDEWLVSHLTEFEGKKLQSVAKGELDLGSVESGEEKKEQKEVEEEAKDFIERIKKALGEKVADVRVSHRLTTSPACIVLNEHDMALYMQHLLKQAGHDMPASRPVLEVNPTHPIVERIRDNPDEKDFDGWAELLLEQAVLAEGGQLENPAGFVARLNTLMLDMVK